Proteins from one Deinococcus apachensis DSM 19763 genomic window:
- a CDS encoding 16S rRNA (uracil(1498)-N(3))-methyltransferase, which produces MAPHRVRVDALAPEMSLGPREARHLHVLRLREGDEVRVFDGRGEEAGATVALLDDLRAVLTLGERLTGAAEMPQPVTLAVALLKGDKLADVVRAATELGAAQIQLLVTRHADAREIGVQKLQRLRRIAEEASKQSRRAVTPEVLAPVSLTGLTWGGHLFVAQPGSTGRLTDRLTWDAPVTILTGPEGGLADAEVAELVGRGAVAVTLGPRILRAETAPVALLGAIVATGV; this is translated from the coding sequence GCACCTCCACGTCCTGCGGCTGCGGGAGGGCGACGAGGTGCGCGTCTTTGACGGTCGGGGGGAGGAGGCGGGGGCGACGGTGGCCCTGCTGGACGACCTGCGGGCGGTGCTGACCCTGGGCGAGCGTCTCACTGGAGCCGCCGAGATGCCCCAACCCGTCACGCTGGCGGTGGCGCTCCTCAAGGGCGACAAGCTGGCGGACGTGGTGCGGGCGGCGACGGAGCTGGGGGCGGCCCAGATTCAACTCCTCGTCACCCGGCACGCCGATGCCCGCGAGATCGGGGTGCAGAAGCTGCAAAGGCTACGCCGCATCGCTGAGGAGGCCAGCAAGCAGTCGCGCCGCGCGGTCACGCCGGAGGTCCTGGCCCCCGTTTCCCTAACTGGGCTGACCTGGGGGGGCCACCTTTTCGTCGCGCAGCCGGGCAGCACCGGCCGCCTCACCGACCGCCTGACCTGGGATGCTCCAGTGACCATCCTGACCGGCCCCGAGGGTGGCCTCGCGGACGCCGAGGTGGCGGAGCTGGTCGGGAGGGGGGCCGTCGCCGTGACCCTCGGCCCCCGCATCCTGCGGGCGGAGACGGCCCCGGTCGCGCTGCTGGGGGCCATCGTGGCGACGGGAGTGTAG